The following DNA comes from Legionella sp. PATHC032.
GTAATGAAATTCATCATGTACCAATAGTGCTACAGGTTTGTCTACAAGCAGTTTAATAATATCCAGGTAGTCGTGGATTTGGTACCTTTTTACCCCCCAGGATACAACTGTTCCATTTTTAAAAATAAACACGGTGTGATCTTTGTTTCTATGAGAATTTAACCTTATTACATCTCGGGTTTTTACAGCGCTAAATTCCTTAGAGACGTTTTTTAGATGAAGATCAAGACGAGTCAAATCTATGGTTTTGGCCACACAGAAACTTAAGCATTCCATGATTTTAATAACCTAATAATGAAAAAAGCGTTTGCAAAGTAAATAATTTTAGCAAACGCTGACTATTAGCTTACAGTATACATGAAATTCGAGGTTTATTACACACTATCAGCCGTTTCACGACCTGAGTAGGCTTTTTTCCTATCCGTTGCCCCACTTAGCCATTGAGGACAAACTTCCAGAATTTCTGAGATTTTATCCAGTTGCTCTTTATCGGGAAGAATGTGACCAAATATCATTGCATTAGCCAAATGGCGTGTGACGCCAAATACTTTTGACACGGCTTTCGTTTTTTCTGTTAAATCTTCGGGGAAACCCAGAGTTGCCAATTCGCGATTAAAACGTTGCGAAAATACTTTACTGTTCATTTTTCACTCCATGAAAATTATATAGTTAATTCAACATGAATTTACTGAAATGTTGACCCAACATTTGCACTTATCAATCCTTGATATAGTTAAGAGTGTTATAACTTATTTTTTTTTAATAGCAAAGGGATTTTTGCTATTAAAATCAATTATTTTTCATTGAGATAATAGATCTTCTCCATAATCTTCCCTTTCTGTTTTATTGCTGCATTGCAAATAGTTCTGTGGCGCTTATTTTACTATAGGGATTTGATTGTTAAATGACTCGTCAATCAGCTGACGTACCTTAGTTGGCATGAGGTATCAGATCGCACTTTGTCGATCCCGTCGAGAAGTTGGGTTTAGCTAAAAATCAGTCTTCTTAGATTCTTGAGACTGGTGAAATACTCATCGAGAAGGTAATTTTAAGGAGTCTTTTTTATCTGAGTGGTATCGCAATTTTTTGTCCATGGTGATTTTTCAGGCTGGAATCCAGTAGCAATTACACTCAGTATATGACAATATCCACAAAAAACGCTTTTACAGTACACTTCCCACTAAGTATGTCATTAGTATATGCCACGGAAGAGTGTAGGCGTTTACAATATAACAAATGGATTGGGGTTAATTTATGATTCAGTTAAGCGATTTGCTAAAACCAACTTGGGTTGCCGAGAAGTCTTTAAAGAATGCTTGGTCTGTATTAAATGACGAGGAAAAGGAATCCATCAAAAGTCGAATTGATAAGCTATTTTACAACGAAATCCCTTTTCAACTTGAGCATGACAAGCTTATCTATATTCATTTATTTTCCTTGTTTGCTCAATTAGAAACAATTGGCTTAAGAGGGCTTATAAAATCACTAGAGAAACTCCGTGGAACGGATTTGTATCAACAAATGCGTCAACAAATTACCGACGAGATTTTCCATGCCACTGTTTTTGCAAAAATTGCGTTTCAACTGTCTGCTCCTTACGCATTACCACTTGGTCATCAAAAGAGTATCAATCATTTTATTTCTTCTCTTGAAGGCGAAGAGGATTTGGCAACTTCTATTACCTTGGTCAATTTGGTTGGAGAAGGATGGGTAGAAGAATTATGTATCGCAATGAAAGAGAAAAACATCGCAGTAACTATTTTTGAAACAGTTCTTGAAGATGAAAGCCGGCATATGAATGAGTACGATTTATACCGTCAGATTGGGTTGCCAAATAAAGATTATTTAAGGAAAAAATTAGCAATTTTTGAAGATGAGTTGATAAATACCGTATTTGCTCATGAGCAATATGTAACTACCCTTGGCATTCTATTAGGTAAGGAAGGGGCGCTGAAACTGCTCAACAATATCAATAATAAACACCATTGGATGCTTAAAAAAATTGGCGTAACACCCTCAGCCCATTGGCAGTTGTTTATGGATACCATGCCTTTATTGATGAAGAATTTATCGCATGATTTTGAAAAAGACAAAGCAATTGAATCGACCAATATTCGTAAATTACTTTCAGCGATATGGAATGACCCCGAATTACCTACTGAATCTGCAATTTTTAATATAAATGTTACTCCTGTTTGTTTTTTTGAAAAGAAATTTAAACCGGAAACAATAACTTGCCTCATGTTACAAGCATTGAGTAAAGCTTGCTTTGATAACCCGCAGACGAGAAATTATATTTTCAATCATAAACTGTACCACTCGCACAATAGTTACGTAGCACTTGCGGTAAAGATTCCAGGTAGTGATCAATTAGGTGCGATTGAGTTTAAAAACTGCCATGAGATGACTATGACTGAATTAGCGCAACACATTCAGCATGACATTCGCATCATGAAGTACTGTTATGAAAAAACACAATCATTACAAAAAGAGCATCCCTATTTAATCGAGGTAGTCAATCGCCTGCTAACTCCACGGCACGAGCGAGTGTACCGTGATTTCTTATTTGCCAGACCCGCTATTTCTTTGAGTAATATTGGTCATTGGGGATATCAAGCAGCGGTTTCACCCTTATTTCCAAATGAAACGTTTAAAATAACCTTGACAGAAATTGAAAGAAAACAAGTCTGGAATAAAACAAATAACAAATTTGAGGTGCAAGATGTTTTGCCCGTAGGCATGAGTGTTGATCACCGAGTTTTTGATGGCAATATCCCGTTCCCGCGTTATATGCAGGAGGCTTTTGATCAAATGTTTCAAGACATGGAGCAATCCAGGATAAAGCCACTGTCAAAACCCTTTTCAAATTTAGATAACTTTATCAAGTACAGTAATACATTATTGGAAAACGATCTGGAGTTTGGGTTTATGTATTTATTTTCTTTGATGCACGTATGGAAAAATTATATTTCCTATGATGAGTTGTCAAAAACAGTGGAAGAAAATTACCAGAGAATCAAAGAGGCATTAGCGAAAAGCGAACATCAACTTGGCTGATGGTTATGCGATTGTTTTCTTTTTATTACCAACATCTAGAAAATGTAAGCAGAAGTTTTAGTTTTTGTATAAGCCAGTTAACTTCTCCAGCAAAAGAATGGGTTGCGTTGAGTTATTTGCTTTTGCGTGTTGCAGACAGTATTGAAGATGCCAAATGGCAAGATCTTCAAACACAAAGTGATTCATTTGCTGCTTTTAAATCATTTTTAGTGCAAACACCGGCAAACGATCAATTCACAAAATGGCTTTCCAGCTTTCCTTCCCAGCTTCCATTAGGGGAGAAACAACTTCTATGTGCCGTCCCTCTTTTGTTGGAAGAAAAAAATAATTTACCTGAATCCATCAAGCAATCTGTGATAAAAACAATTTTGCAAGTAGTGGATGGAATGCATTATTTCCTTAATCATTATAATATGGAAGGCAAAATCGTATTTCCTTCATTAGTTACCACTAATCAATATTGTTTTTTTGTTGCGGGATTAGTTGGCAAATTATTGTCACACATATTCACTGATTTACTATCTAATTTTAAGTGGACAGCTGGTCTGTTAAATCAAGCCTTTCATTTTGGTTTCTTTTTACAAAAAATCAATCTCTTGAAAGATAAAATGGATGATGAAGCAAATGGGCGTTATTATATTTCTTCAGAAAATAGTTTGCGTGAGAGTTTAGTCATTCATGCGCACCATTCACTAGTCTATATAAAGAGCATCCCAATTATTGAAGGACGCCCGTATCGCTTATTTTGTGCCTGGTCTTTATTTATTGGTTTGGCTTCATTGAAATGGCTTGATAAATATGGTCACCGACAAAAAATTAAACCTCGAGAAACGTATTATCTGGTTAACCAAATTAATCTCTTAATAGATGATAACCGCGCTTTAGAAAAATTATTTAACAGTTATCTTCCTGAACAGTACAAGGCAGATTCGCGATCTATTTCTGAATCAACAAAACAAATACCAGCTTGGTTTAAGAAAATTTATGATAATGAGATGGATTCTCTGGCTTTGTTTGAGCTGGATGTCCAAGTATGATGATTAAAGAGAATTCTCCTCTACTGACCAATAGTTTTAAATACTAGGATGCAAAAGCAGTGAAGGCTCCTTGTCCTCTTTTCTTTTATACTTAAATAGCCCATTAGTCGCTAATTGTTTACCAATTTCTCGGGGGGGATCCATCTCATCAACGGTAGTATCTGTGGGCTTTAATTTGCCACTGGCTCGGCTTCGCAAGTAGTCAGCCAATTCAGTTTGGTCACTGGAAACGGCTTTACTAACAGCAATTCTAAGTGCTTTTCGACTGGGTGTCATTTCCAGAGATTCACAGAGATAGCTAACAATTTCGTGTTGTTTGGATTTGACTGCTGAAATCAAAGCTTGATCAATCTTGCTCTGATTAAGACCATACATTTCATGACGGCATAGATAGTCTAAAATCGGTAATTTCCCGGTAGTAATAGCAAGTTGAAAGGATTGCTCAATAGCATGCTTTCCCGGGGTAGTCTGGCGGTTTGAATGAATAGCCATAAAAATGGCTGTTTGTCCGTTTTTAGCTGCCATAACTAATGTCTGATCAATTAAGCGGGGAGTCGGTTTATTGCTCCCTGTCATCGAGCAGAAATAATTAACTAAGGATAATTTGCCTGCTTGGACAGCAATTTTCATTCCTGAGTTGATCATTGGCGGTCTCAGCGTTGTGGTGCCTGGCTCACAGAGACAGGATACAATGTCCAAATGTCCTTGCGATGCTGCTTGTTCTAAAGCGTCTTCAATAGCTCGCTTGGTTAATAACTCGGAAGGCAGGCTACAAATAGATTGAACGACGTTTGTATGCCCCAGTTTACTGGCTTTCAGTAATGCTCGTTCAATAACTATTGCGCGCACGGGTATTTTTTCCACATTACCAAGAATTTCTACTGCCTCATGCTG
Coding sequences within:
- a CDS encoding 2-oxo acid dehydrogenase subunit E2, yielding MIQLSDLLKPTWVAEKSLKNAWSVLNDEEKESIKSRIDKLFYNEIPFQLEHDKLIYIHLFSLFAQLETIGLRGLIKSLEKLRGTDLYQQMRQQITDEIFHATVFAKIAFQLSAPYALPLGHQKSINHFISSLEGEEDLATSITLVNLVGEGWVEELCIAMKEKNIAVTIFETVLEDESRHMNEYDLYRQIGLPNKDYLRKKLAIFEDELINTVFAHEQYVTTLGILLGKEGALKLLNNINNKHHWMLKKIGVTPSAHWQLFMDTMPLLMKNLSHDFEKDKAIESTNIRKLLSAIWNDPELPTESAIFNINVTPVCFFEKKFKPETITCLMLQALSKACFDNPQTRNYIFNHKLYHSHNSYVALAVKIPGSDQLGAIEFKNCHEMTMTELAQHIQHDIRIMKYCYEKTQSLQKEHPYLIEVVNRLLTPRHERVYRDFLFARPAISLSNIGHWGYQAAVSPLFPNETFKITLTEIERKQVWNKTNNKFEVQDVLPVGMSVDHRVFDGNIPFPRYMQEAFDQMFQDMEQSRIKPLSKPFSNLDNFIKYSNTLLENDLEFGFMYLFSLMHVWKNYISYDELSKTVEENYQRIKEALAKSEHQLG
- a CDS encoding squalene/phytoene synthase family protein, yielding MVMRLFSFYYQHLENVSRSFSFCISQLTSPAKEWVALSYLLLRVADSIEDAKWQDLQTQSDSFAAFKSFLVQTPANDQFTKWLSSFPSQLPLGEKQLLCAVPLLLEEKNNLPESIKQSVIKTILQVVDGMHYFLNHYNMEGKIVFPSLVTTNQYCFFVAGLVGKLLSHIFTDLLSNFKWTAGLLNQAFHFGFFLQKINLLKDKMDDEANGRYYISSENSLRESLVIHAHHSLVYIKSIPIIEGRPYRLFCAWSLFIGLASLKWLDKYGHRQKIKPRETYYLVNQINLLIDDNRALEKLFNSYLPEQYKADSRSISESTKQIPAWFKKIYDNEMDSLALFELDVQV